A genome region from Anaerohalosphaeraceae bacterium includes the following:
- a CDS encoding universal stress protein: MEAEKPHGLFEKILFCTDFSSNADFAFSYALNLAKLNPNSTLYLLHVVPESDAQFWKNYIYEIENVDQKAKQDIEERLDQTYRAKIPAEVRFEPIFRIGRESHEILAVAREKQVDLIVMGRHSQGSLQKAFFGNITEKVARQAPCAVLIVPLSYQEMLRKRPSGPLSGE; the protein is encoded by the coding sequence ATGGAAGCAGAAAAGCCTCATGGTTTGTTTGAGAAGATTCTGTTCTGCACGGATTTTTCCTCCAATGCCGACTTTGCCTTTTCTTATGCCCTGAATCTGGCGAAACTGAATCCAAACAGTACGCTCTATCTGCTGCATGTGGTGCCGGAGTCGGACGCTCAGTTCTGGAAAAACTATATCTATGAAATTGAGAATGTGGACCAGAAGGCTAAGCAAGACATTGAAGAGCGTCTGGACCAAACGTATCGAGCCAAAATACCGGCAGAAGTCCGGTTTGAACCGATTTTTCGAATCGGGCGGGAAAGCCATGAGATTCTGGCCGTCGCCCGAGAAAAGCAAGTGGACCTGATTGTAATGGGTCGGCACAGTCAGGGGTCGCTCCAAAAGGCATTTTTCGGAAACATCACAGAAAAAGTCGCCCGTCAGGCCCCCTGTGCCGTATTGATTGTCCCTTTGTCGTATCAGGAGATGCTGCGAAAGAGGCCGTCCGGTCCTCTCAGCGGCGAATAA
- a CDS encoding TRAP transporter large permease: protein MSPFQIGLVGCVCLLVLLSSSMPVAIAMMLVGTAGFAAVVSPSAAMSMLTAELYDTFTSYSLTVIPLFVLMGQAAFHSGISRRLFQTAYHWMGHWPGGMAISTIGACTAFGAICGSGPATAATMASVVLPEMKRYRYDMELATGAVAAGGSLGMLIPPSVVFIVYAILTEQSIGKLFIAGIGPGILIAVLFCLTIWILCRRRPQLGPAGPQVPFGEKIRSLAGVSETLVLFLAVIGGMFTGLFTPTEAAAVGAAGAILIAAFQKKLTLSMLNRSLKETVRTSCMVMFIVTGAVIFGRFLAITQIPYKLASFLASLPLPGWGIMALIILFYLLAGCFVDALGLIMLTIPIFYPVVTELGFDPIWFGVIIVVVTQMGVISPPVGVNVYVVGGIERDVPLQTIFRGAMPFLAALIVAAVLLIIFPQIALFLPNLIR from the coding sequence GTGAGTCCTTTTCAGATTGGTCTTGTGGGCTGTGTTTGTCTTCTGGTGCTGCTGTCCAGCAGCATGCCGGTGGCAATTGCCATGATGCTGGTGGGAACGGCGGGCTTTGCAGCCGTGGTCTCACCGTCGGCGGCAATGAGCATGCTCACAGCAGAGCTCTACGATACCTTTACCTCTTATTCGCTGACGGTCATTCCCCTGTTTGTACTGATGGGCCAGGCGGCCTTTCATTCCGGCATCAGCCGACGACTCTTCCAAACCGCGTATCACTGGATGGGACACTGGCCCGGCGGGATGGCCATTTCAACCATTGGGGCCTGCACGGCCTTCGGAGCGATTTGCGGCTCCGGGCCGGCAACAGCCGCTACGATGGCTTCGGTAGTTCTGCCGGAGATGAAGCGGTATCGATACGATATGGAGCTGGCAACGGGGGCCGTGGCCGCCGGCGGCAGTCTGGGGATGCTGATTCCGCCTTCGGTGGTTTTTATTGTGTATGCCATCCTGACGGAGCAGTCTATCGGCAAACTTTTCATCGCCGGGATTGGACCGGGGATTCTGATTGCCGTGCTGTTCTGTCTGACGATTTGGATTCTTTGCAGGCGGCGGCCCCAGCTGGGACCGGCAGGCCCCCAGGTGCCTTTCGGCGAAAAAATTCGGTCTCTGGCAGGTGTTTCTGAGACTTTAGTGCTTTTTTTGGCCGTGATTGGAGGGATGTTTACGGGTCTCTTTACACCAACGGAGGCCGCGGCGGTTGGAGCAGCCGGAGCCATTCTTATCGCAGCATTTCAGAAGAAGCTGACGCTTTCAATGCTGAACCGCTCCCTGAAAGAAACAGTCCGGACTTCGTGCATGGTGATGTTTATCGTCACCGGAGCCGTAATCTTCGGACGCTTTTTGGCAATCACCCAGATTCCGTATAAACTGGCGTCATTTCTGGCATCTCTGCCGCTGCCGGGCTGGGGCATTATGGCACTGATTATTCTGTTCTATCTGCTGGCAGGATGCTTTGTCGATGCACTGGGCCTGATTATGCTCACGATTCCGATTTTTTATCCGGTCGTAACTGAACTGGGCTTTGACCCAATCTGGTTCGGAGTCATTATTGTTGTGGTCACCCAAATGGGAGTTATCTCCCCTCCTGTCGGTGTCAATGTTTATGTCGTCGGCGGAATCGAACGGGACGTGCCTCTGCAGACAATCTTTCGCGGAGCAATGCCGTTTTTGGCGGCTTTGATTGTCGCAGCGGTTTTGCTGATTATTTTTCCGCAAATTGCTCTGTTTTTGCCCAATTTAATCCGGTAA
- a CDS encoding C39 family peptidase: MASVGQLIHCSDDSSSTVQELMAMSGFCSEYAWIQGPGGVWMVEPHAYIYNSRLRLFSGHSLDLYQLSGLVYHIGFLRGGGAGASIRAQAKSVTLFKSEAEAVNRLKQVLDNGQPVQVHLDFQYVADEAGVYYPFWQDWSGGSTSHYVIVHGYDDEYVYFADNDPTRADNVDEDGQKDGLRVPLRWNTFLDAWYNGGMINQKDKNIRFGPYYLFYLDKNWGPARASSLQILKHLSYRGQNGPDALYKAANAIESAPQNGPSVLSQNFRDRKAEMTALMAQWLDSAGYEDLADLYEQIADLWNSIRDNPDWNAVPDVLRSIAALTEQFWQDAAELTDGMPWIALLEDAPDEKKDISGGTALFRWAQPLDWTTGSVLELAMKGDFSDRRSIVRFRARAHQTQMFVDKTMWLQALPKDDGDRKLSWRVVNGSTVSDTSVFEWEPLTVALTAPADGFQNPPGYNLLFQWSAPAQAGPLRLVFCRDDQFIDPKLQTAIALPRNANYLVLVPRILSKIKRFADTEGWIYCRIIDTKAGKTTVGPSEIIRIQLDAPSGPAD; the protein is encoded by the coding sequence ATGGCCAGTGTCGGCCAGCTGATTCACTGCTCCGACGACAGTAGTTCCACTGTGCAAGAGTTGATGGCCATGAGCGGTTTCTGCTCGGAGTATGCCTGGATTCAGGGCCCGGGCGGGGTGTGGATGGTGGAGCCGCATGCCTATATTTACAATAGCCGCCTACGACTGTTTTCGGGTCATTCGCTTGACCTTTATCAGTTATCGGGCCTGGTTTATCACATCGGTTTTCTTCGCGGCGGCGGAGCTGGTGCTTCTATCCGGGCCCAAGCCAAATCCGTGACACTTTTTAAATCCGAAGCGGAAGCCGTTAACCGTCTTAAGCAGGTTCTTGACAACGGCCAGCCTGTCCAGGTTCATCTGGATTTTCAGTATGTTGCGGACGAAGCGGGGGTGTATTATCCATTTTGGCAGGATTGGAGCGGCGGTTCTACCAGCCATTATGTGATTGTCCACGGCTATGATGATGAGTATGTTTACTTTGCCGACAACGACCCGACGCGGGCGGATAATGTGGATGAGGATGGTCAAAAGGACGGCCTGCGTGTTCCCCTCCGCTGGAATACGTTCCTGGATGCCTGGTATAACGGTGGAATGATTAACCAGAAAGATAAAAACATACGATTCGGCCCCTATTACTTGTTCTATCTGGATAAAAACTGGGGACCAGCACGTGCGTCTTCTCTTCAGATACTTAAGCATCTTTCCTATCGCGGACAGAACGGGCCGGACGCTCTTTATAAAGCGGCAAATGCGATTGAGTCAGCTCCTCAGAACGGCCCATCCGTTTTGAGTCAGAATTTCCGCGACCGCAAGGCCGAAATGACCGCACTGATGGCTCAGTGGCTGGATTCAGCCGGTTATGAAGATTTGGCCGATTTGTATGAGCAGATTGCCGATTTGTGGAATTCTATCCGCGACAATCCGGATTGGAATGCCGTGCCCGATGTCCTCCGTTCCATCGCGGCTCTGACGGAGCAGTTTTGGCAGGATGCGGCGGAGTTGACCGACGGGATGCCCTGGATTGCTCTCTTGGAGGATGCCCCCGATGAGAAAAAGGATATCAGCGGCGGCACGGCGCTGTTTCGATGGGCCCAGCCGCTGGACTGGACGACGGGGTCGGTTCTTGAACTGGCGATGAAGGGAGATTTTTCCGACCGGAGGTCGATTGTGCGTTTCAGGGCAAGAGCACACCAGACCCAGATGTTTGTCGACAAAACAATGTGGCTACAAGCCCTGCCGAAAGATGACGGTGACCGCAAGCTGTCCTGGCGTGTGGTCAATGGTTCCACTGTGTCTGACACATCTGTTTTTGAATGGGAACCGCTGACTGTTGCTCTGACAGCCCCTGCCGACGGCTTTCAGAATCCTCCTGGATATAATCTTTTGTTCCAATGGTCTGCACCCGCACAGGCCGGACCTCTTCGTCTCGTGTTCTGCCGCGATGACCAGTTTATCGATCCCAAACTTCAAACAGCGATTGCGCTGCCGAGGAATGCTAATTATCTGGTTTTGGTACCACGGATTCTGTCGAAAATCAAACGGTTCGCCGATACGGAGGGCTGGATTTACTGCCGAATCATCGACACAAAAGCCGGGAAAACAACGGTAGGCCCTTCTGAAATAATCCGCATTCAGCTGGATGCACCCTCCGGTCCTGCGGACTGA
- a CDS encoding TRAP transporter substrate-binding protein, with protein sequence MKRMVQVAVFGAVLGVLVCTGCGKKEGKPAAQAEQKVIELSYSIFFPPTHIQCVRAQEWADEIARQSGGRVKITLYPSGTLSKADQCYAGVVSGISDIGMSCFAYTRGRFPLLEGLDLPLGYPDGMTATRIANELAAKYQPAELADVKLLYVHAHGPGILASKKPVKTLEDVKGLKIRATRLSSKIAACLGGVPVAMSQGETYEALQKGVVEATLCPVETLKGWKQGEVISSVTNSRVIGYTTAMFVVMNKNKWESLPADIQAIITDVSKQWVERHGQAWDQADEDGWAFIRQLNREIIELTPEQQEAWKKAVEPIIQEYIAAASEKGLPGKELIEDIRRMIEQAQSK encoded by the coding sequence ATGAAACGGATGGTTCAGGTTGCGGTATTTGGAGCGGTGCTGGGGGTGCTGGTATGTACGGGCTGCGGGAAAAAAGAAGGAAAACCGGCTGCCCAAGCGGAACAAAAGGTCATCGAACTGAGCTACAGCATTTTCTTTCCCCCTACTCATATTCAGTGTGTTCGAGCACAGGAATGGGCGGATGAAATTGCCAGGCAAAGCGGCGGCCGAGTGAAAATTACCCTCTATCCGTCCGGGACGCTCAGCAAGGCGGACCAGTGTTATGCCGGGGTTGTCAGCGGGATATCGGATATCGGAATGAGCTGTTTTGCCTACACGCGCGGGCGGTTTCCGCTTCTGGAGGGGCTCGATTTGCCGCTGGGGTATCCGGATGGGATGACGGCAACAAGAATTGCCAATGAACTGGCGGCCAAATATCAGCCGGCGGAACTGGCGGATGTGAAACTCCTGTATGTTCATGCACACGGACCGGGGATTCTGGCCTCCAAAAAACCGGTCAAGACGCTGGAGGATGTCAAAGGGCTCAAGATTCGCGCAACCAGGTTATCTTCAAAAATTGCCGCTTGCCTGGGAGGAGTCCCCGTAGCCATGAGTCAGGGAGAGACGTACGAAGCCCTTCAGAAAGGCGTCGTGGAGGCGACGCTTTGTCCGGTGGAGACGCTGAAGGGATGGAAGCAGGGAGAAGTGATTTCGTCAGTGACCAACAGCCGTGTAATCGGCTATACGACAGCAATGTTTGTCGTGATGAACAAGAACAAGTGGGAGTCGCTGCCGGCGGATATACAAGCAATTATCACGGATGTAAGCAAACAGTGGGTCGAACGGCACGGGCAGGCCTGGGACCAGGCCGACGAGGACGGCTGGGCCTTCATCCGCCAGCTGAACCGGGAGATTATTGAATTGACTCCCGAACAGCAGGAGGCATGGAAAAAGGCGGTCGAGCCCATTATTCAGGAGTATATTGCGGCAGCAAGCGAAAAGGGGCTGCCGGGAAAAGAGCTGATTGAGGACATCCGCCGGATGATTGAGCAGGCACAGTCCAAATAA
- a CDS encoding TRAP transporter small permease, with translation MRRLIAEYEQFLRAAVLGLAGVSGLSVLAMTALTVADVLLRKTPWAFAGAYDLVKILGAIAISAALPYTTAVKGHVAIEFFYHKLGRTGRLILDVFLRVLSIGLLCLAVRECVRYGQMLHRTGQVSQTLQMPIFWLPYFFAGCLILMILVKLYHMTHPGKVLLKP, from the coding sequence ATGCGGCGGTTGATTGCAGAATATGAGCAGTTTCTTCGGGCTGCCGTGCTTGGACTGGCGGGCGTGTCCGGGCTGTCGGTTTTGGCTATGACGGCCCTTACCGTCGCGGATGTGCTCCTGCGGAAAACCCCCTGGGCATTTGCCGGAGCATATGACCTTGTAAAGATTCTGGGGGCGATTGCTATTTCCGCCGCTCTGCCCTATACAACAGCCGTCAAAGGCCATGTGGCCATTGAGTTTTTCTACCACAAACTCGGACGAACCGGTCGGCTGATTTTGGATGTTTTTCTGCGTGTCTTATCCATCGGGCTTTTGTGTCTGGCGGTTCGGGAATGCGTTCGATACGGGCAGATGCTGCATCGGACAGGACAGGTTTCTCAAACGCTGCAGATGCCGATTTTCTGGCTGCCCTACTTTTTTGCGGGCTGTCTGATTCTGATGATTCTGGTGAAATTGTATCATATGACCCATCCGGGAAAGGTGCTGCTGAAACCGTGA